In Acetomicrobium sp. S15 = DSM 107314, the following are encoded in one genomic region:
- a CDS encoding metal ABC transporter permease — MFEALQYDFMRNALIAACLASVICGIVGTMVVTKRLVSMAGGVAHAAYGGIGMALFFGFSPQLGAMAFALLSSIFMAWVTLKGKSRADAIIGIIWAVGMAIGVLFADLTPGYMADLMSYLFGSILMVTNTDMILMSAMAVLLCALVPLFYGQLLAYSYDEEFARVRGVPVAHLHFALIIFTSLSIVLVIRMIGLILVIALISIPPYMAEKYCRSLAGMMVLSSLLSLVFSLSGLFLAYRFNLTSGATIIIVAAAAYLASELWLRYRTAVRA, encoded by the coding sequence ATGTTTGAAGCGCTTCAATACGATTTCATGCGCAACGCCTTAATCGCTGCGTGTCTGGCCAGCGTCATCTGCGGTATAGTCGGCACGATGGTGGTTACCAAGCGCTTGGTGTCCATGGCTGGAGGCGTTGCACATGCAGCCTATGGCGGAATTGGCATGGCGCTCTTTTTCGGCTTTTCGCCGCAACTTGGGGCGATGGCTTTCGCCTTGCTCTCCTCCATCTTTATGGCATGGGTGACGCTAAAGGGGAAGTCCAGAGCAGATGCGATTATAGGCATAATTTGGGCTGTGGGTATGGCCATAGGGGTGCTCTTCGCCGATCTCACTCCAGGATACATGGCGGATTTGATGAGTTATCTCTTCGGCAGCATACTCATGGTCACGAATACGGACATGATCCTCATGTCTGCCATGGCAGTTCTTTTATGTGCGCTCGTTCCATTGTTTTATGGCCAACTTTTGGCCTACTCGTACGATGAGGAATTTGCCCGCGTGAGGGGCGTGCCGGTGGCGCATCTGCACTTTGCCCTGATAATATTCACGTCGCTTTCGATTGTCCTCGTCATCAGGATGATAGGGCTGATCTTGGTGATAGCGCTGATTTCTATTCCACCGTATATGGCCGAGAAGTATTGCCGTTCTCTGGCTGGCATGATGGTCCTTTCTTCTCTTCTAAGCCTCGTTTTCTCTCTCTCGGGTCTCTTTTTGGCCTATCGCTTTAACCTCACATCAGGTGCAACCATAATCATCGTCGCGGCTGCAGCTTATCTCGCCTCCGAGCTTTGGCTTCGATACCGCACGGCAGTCCGAGCTTGA
- a CDS encoding metal ABC transporter ATP-binding protein encodes MTSDTPDIIFEDVWFSYNHSPAVRGASFAVPHGEFLAIIGPNGGGKTTLLKLALGLYRPQRGKVRVFGVEPRRASHLLGYVPQNSSFSLDFPVTALDVVLMGRLRSSKGFYEREDKIKAQEALEEMGMGGYEFVRMGELSQGQRQRVLIARALASEPKMLLLDEPTASVDVEAQGILYDKLRELNRMITVVAVSHDVSVVSSYATAVACVNGAVYYHSSNEITPEMLKLAYGSCPVEIIAHGLPHRVLARHEDKDNV; translated from the coding sequence ATGACTTCAGATACGCCTGACATTATCTTTGAAGACGTGTGGTTTTCATATAATCATTCTCCAGCAGTGCGAGGGGCGTCATTTGCTGTGCCTCATGGGGAATTTCTGGCCATTATCGGTCCCAACGGAGGGGGGAAGACGACGCTCCTGAAGCTCGCCTTGGGGCTCTACAGGCCTCAGCGTGGTAAGGTTCGTGTGTTTGGCGTTGAGCCAAGGCGCGCATCGCATCTGTTGGGATATGTACCACAGAATTCGAGTTTCAGCCTCGATTTTCCTGTCACGGCGTTAGATGTAGTCCTCATGGGCAGGCTGCGGAGTTCGAAGGGTTTTTATGAGAGGGAGGATAAAATCAAGGCACAAGAGGCGCTCGAAGAGATGGGCATGGGGGGATACGAGTTTGTCAGGATGGGCGAACTCTCCCAGGGACAGCGCCAGCGCGTCCTCATAGCGAGAGCCTTGGCTTCGGAGCCCAAGATGTTGCTTTTGGACGAACCCACCGCCAGCGTGGATGTGGAAGCGCAGGGCATCCTCTATGACAAGCTGCGAGAGCTGAACAGGATGATTACAGTTGTGGCGGTAAGCCACGATGTATCGGTCGTTTCAAGCTATGCCACGGCTGTAGCATGTGTGAACGGAGCTGTGTATTACCACAGCTCAAATGAGATAACGCCTGAGATGCTGAAACTTGCCTACGGGTCTTGCCCAGTCGAGATTATAGCGCACGGCCTTCCCCACCGCGTCTTGGCCCGTCACGAGGATAAGGATAATGTTTGA
- a CDS encoding metal ABC transporter solute-binding protein, Zn/Mn family, whose product MRRFVSAVFFLLAFVVAEGTIGIRSASSEEALLAFVSVPPMAYFVERIGGSGIKAEALIRPGDDPHTFEPKPKQMAALSSARAYFATGFPFEANLLPRIKATNPKLVVVDAAYGIPFLEDGDHEGDRSDPHIWTSPLAALRIADNVYRGLASIDHDGIDVYRERYRTFLKEITDLDAELWETLKGVRGKKFIVFHPAWGYFANDYGLIQVSIEAEGKEPKGADLARLIEMARLEGTKAIFVSPQHSKAGAKVIADAIGANLIDIDPLAEDWTENLKAVSKILAEAM is encoded by the coding sequence TTGAGACGGTTTGTTTCTGCGGTCTTCTTTTTGTTGGCCTTTGTCGTTGCGGAAGGCACGATAGGCATCCGCTCAGCTTCAAGCGAAGAGGCGCTTTTGGCCTTTGTGTCGGTGCCGCCGATGGCGTATTTCGTCGAGCGCATAGGCGGCAGCGGAATCAAAGCAGAGGCTTTGATCAGACCTGGTGATGATCCCCATACGTTTGAACCCAAGCCCAAACAAATGGCAGCGCTCTCCAGCGCCCGCGCATATTTTGCTACCGGCTTTCCCTTTGAAGCGAACCTTTTGCCAAGGATAAAGGCTACAAATCCAAAATTAGTGGTGGTAGACGCTGCCTACGGCATCCCCTTCCTTGAAGATGGTGACCACGAAGGAGATCGTTCAGATCCGCATATCTGGACATCACCACTCGCAGCCTTGAGGATCGCCGATAATGTCTACCGCGGCCTTGCATCTATCGACCATGATGGAATAGATGTTTATAGGGAACGCTACAGGACTTTTTTAAAGGAGATAACCGACCTGGATGCAGAGCTGTGGGAAACCTTAAAGGGCGTGCGCGGTAAAAAGTTCATAGTCTTCCATCCCGCGTGGGGATATTTTGCCAATGACTATGGGTTAATCCAAGTTTCCATAGAAGCGGAGGGGAAGGAGCCTAAGGGGGCTGACTTGGCTCGCTTGATCGAGATGGCGAGGCTCGAAGGGACGAAGGCGATCTTCGTCTCCCCTCAGCATTCGAAGGCCGGCGCTAAGGTTATCGCCGATGCGATCGGAGCGAATTTGATCGATATCGATCCACTCGCCGAGGATTGGACCGAAAACCTTAAAGCCGTGTCTAAAATCCTCGCGGAGGCTATGTAA
- a CDS encoding Fur family transcriptional regulator: MDLCDALEALKAKGLAVTEQRLAILQKIFDTDCHFTAKELHRALPAEKRVDLATVYRTVRLFEREGLVRCVGEIENCRYYAKACAHNPPHAHFRCEKCGHLFCLRPFNFDDSKELASLVGKGFEVRRATLVFEGLCAKCRKGKLIDYEKGGEQR, translated from the coding sequence ATGGATCTGTGTGATGCTCTCGAGGCTTTAAAAGCCAAGGGGCTTGCCGTGACGGAGCAGCGCCTGGCGATACTACAAAAGATATTCGATACGGATTGTCATTTTACTGCAAAAGAACTACATCGAGCCCTCCCGGCTGAGAAGCGTGTGGACTTGGCCACAGTTTATCGTACTGTGAGGCTCTTTGAAAGAGAGGGGTTAGTGAGGTGTGTGGGGGAAATAGAAAATTGCCGTTATTATGCTAAAGCATGTGCCCACAACCCCCCTCATGCGCATTTCAGGTGCGAGAAATGCGGACATCTGTTTTGCCTGCGGCCGTTCAATTTCGATGATTCCAAGGAGCTCGCCTCGTTGGTAGGAAAAGGCTTTGAGGTCCGCCGGGCAACATTAGTGTTCGAAGGGTTGTGCGCTAAGTGCAGGAAAGGGAAGTTAATCGACTATGAAAAGGGAGGAGAGCAACGTTGA
- a CDS encoding DUF362 domain-containing protein, with protein sequence MRIDQELCVRCLKCLPYCPVDAIINGPEGVHIDQGLCAECGTCLRAAGCPTGALQEPEDVYKEPRSVRKFFSDPTTTHKETMIPGRGTEEVKTNDVTGRVKRGQVGIGIEMGRPVLGTKMTEVEKVTMRLAQMGIQLEHNNPLFYLIDDPQKGTLKSWVKNEQVISCIVEFEIPFERLKEVLQAIRELASEVDTVFSLDLVSRFDEDGNIPTLPILEELGICYRPNAKINLGLGRPLREE encoded by the coding sequence ATGAGGATAGACCAGGAGCTTTGCGTGCGCTGTCTTAAATGTCTTCCCTACTGTCCCGTGGATGCCATTATAAACGGACCCGAAGGAGTACACATAGACCAGGGGCTCTGCGCTGAGTGCGGAACATGCCTCCGCGCGGCAGGTTGCCCAACCGGTGCGCTCCAAGAGCCTGAGGATGTCTATAAGGAACCGAGATCCGTGCGGAAATTCTTCTCTGACCCAACAACGACACACAAGGAGACGATGATCCCAGGGCGAGGCACAGAAGAAGTCAAAACCAACGATGTAACTGGGCGCGTAAAGCGAGGTCAGGTAGGCATAGGGATAGAAATGGGACGCCCTGTTTTGGGGACCAAAATGACTGAGGTTGAAAAAGTTACCATGCGCCTTGCCCAGATGGGTATTCAGTTAGAACACAATAACCCCCTTTTTTATTTGATAGACGACCCACAAAAGGGTACGCTCAAAAGCTGGGTTAAAAATGAGCAAGTCATTTCCTGCATAGTGGAATTTGAGATCCCTTTTGAGAGATTAAAAGAAGTCCTCCAGGCAATCCGCGAGCTTGCCAGTGAGGTAGACACTGTGTTTTCCCTCGATCTAGTGTCGAGGTTCGACGAAGATGGAAACATCCCAACGCTACCGATATTGGAAGAGCTTGGGATATGCTATCGTCCAAATGCTAAAATAAACCTGGGCCTTGGACGCCCTCTGCGGGAGG